In Topomyia yanbarensis strain Yona2022 chromosome 2, ASM3024719v1, whole genome shotgun sequence, one DNA window encodes the following:
- the LOC131680116 gene encoding uncharacterized protein LOC131680116, translating into MLSLIGDSYIPALRRLLSMEKKFAENEDLRQEYCNFMDEYHRLGHMEVISRASCSLQFFLLYHAIHCPDSTTTKIRVVFDGSCRGSTQLSLNDVLFSAPTVQPTLYSTVVNFRLPRYAITADVEKMFRQIWVNPQDRRYQQILWRKDTSEEIHTYQLKTVTYGLACSPYHATRILNQLATDEGERFPLAVPIIRKGTYVDDVLSGHDDHHVLSNACQQLMEMLKSAGFVLRKWASNDPSVLSSIPPELWESAPELEIDRSAAVKTLGLLWFSKSDTFKFKIPVMQELDVVTKRVVVSKMASLFDHLGLLGPVVVNAKMFVQTLWAETLTWDEELSEQHSVWWTNYRSDVHLLRSLEIPRRVIFNASREYSLHCFCNASKRGYGCCIYVVSPDVTGRLHSRLLTSKARVAPLRGQSIPRLELCAALLGSQLIDHLRRTIEYSNSVTYWTDSMIVFHWIKSSSNTWKVFVSNRVAEIQRLTKASQWRHVPTELNPADRISRGALASQLVEDKLWWHGPSYVTTPVEQWSPSIISQPSTQTIQDESHVVVALLVSQVDSSLFDRYSDLAKLIKTVSFCYRFYNNCKLPKKDRITGPLTPNNCQFTLKILVRLAQATAFPTEVRLYQERRGSPVNSKELGSKSQLKSITCLVDSFGLFRLDGRIKYKTAPYNTLCPMILPADHKLSWLIASSLHIQTLYSGPTLPLATIRQRFWPLRGQRLARQVVGRCITCCRSNPRPTFQQTAPLP; encoded by the coding sequence ATGTTATCCTTGATTGGCGATTCGTACATTCCAGCGCTACGCCGGCTCCTGTCGATGGAAAAAAAGTTTGCCGAAAATGAAGATCTTCGTCAGGAATATTGTAACTTCATGGACGAGTATCACAGGTTAGGTCACATGGAGGTGATTTCGCGCGCGTCGTGTAGCCTTCAGTTCTTCCTACTCTACCATGCCATCCACTGTCCAGACAGTACAACTACGAAGATTAGAGTGGTATTCGATGGATCCTGTCGAGGTTCGACCCAGCTATCGCTCAACGACGTTTTATTTTCTGCTCCCACCGTGCAGCCAACTCTATACTCAACTGTCGTTAACTTTCGGTTGCCACGCTACGCCATTACTGCTGATGTGGAGAAAATGTTTAGGCAGATCTGGGTCAATCCGCAAGACCGCCGTTATCAACAAATTCTATGGAGAAAAGATACGTCAGAAGAAATCCATACCTATCAGTTGAAGACCGTTACTTATGGTCTCGCCTGTTCACCGTATCATGCTACGCGAATCCTGAACCAGTTGGCCACCGATGAAGGAGAACGCTTCCCACTTGCAGTCCCGATCATTCGGAAAGGGACTTATGTCGACGATGTGCTCTCAGGGCATGATGACCATCATGTACTTAGCAATGCGTGTCAACAACTAATGGAGATGCTGAAATCAGCCGGTTTCGTGCTCAGGAAGTGGGCATCCAATGACCCATCCGTACTCTCAAGTATTCCACCGGAATTGTGGGAATCGGCTCCCGAATTGGAAATCGATCGTTCAGCTGCGGTAAAAACATTAGGCCTATTGTGGTTCTCTAAGTCGGATactttcaaattcaaaataccAGTAATGCAAGAACTGGATGTAGTCACCAAAAGAGTTGTCGTCTCCAAAATGGCCAGTCTTTTCGATCACCTTGGTCTTCTCGGACCTGTAGTAGTGAATGCAAAAATGTTCGTACAAACACTCTGGGCGGAAACGTTGACGTGGGATGAGGAGCTGTCAGAGCAACACAGTGTTTGGTGGACGAACTACCGCTCAGATGTACACCTACTTCGTTCACTAGAAATTCCACGTAGGGTAATATTCAACGCCAGCCGTGAATATAGTTTACACTGCTTTTGCAACGCGTCCAAGCGAGGTTACGGATGCTGCATCTACGTTGTTTCACCAGATGTGACTGGAAGGCTTCACTCCCGATTACTTACTTCCAAAGCTCGTGTCGCTCCACTTCGAGGACAGAGCATTCCTAGACTGGAACTTTGCGCCGCGCTCTTAGGAAGTCAACTGATCGACCATCTTCGCAGAACAATCGAGTATTCGAATTCAGTCACATACTGGACTGATTCTATGATCGTGTTTCACTGGATCAAGTCGTCATCCAACACCTGGAAGGTTTTCGTCTCAAATCGTGTGGCGGAAATTCAACGTTTGACCAAAGCATCGCAGTGGAGGCACGTTCCCACCGAATTAAATCCTGCCGATCGAATTTCTCGTGGTGCCTTAGCAAGTCAACTTGTTGAAGACAAATTATGGTGGCATGGACCGAGCTACGTCACTACTCCTGTAGAGCAATGGTCACCATCTATTATTTCTCAGCCCTCTACACAGACAATCCAAGACGAATCGCACGTCGTCGTTGCCCTTCTCGTCAGCCAGGTTGACTCATCGTTGTTCGACAGGTACTCTGATCTCGCTAAATTGATCAAGACGGTTTCATTTTGCTATCGCTTCTACAACAACTGCAAGTTGCCGAAGAAAGATCGGATCACAGGGCCTTTAACGCCTAACAATTGTCAGTTCACTTTGAAAATTCTTGTTCGTTTAGCACAGGCAACCGCTTTTCCAACCGAAGTACGGCTATATCAAGAACGTCGAGGGAGCCCAGTTAATTCGAAGGAACTAGGCTCGAAATCACAGCTAAAATCTATAACCTGTCTAGTGGACTCATTTGGATTGTTCCGGCTTGATGGACGAATAAAATATAAAACTGCACCGTACAACACTCTTTGTCCAATGATATTACCAGCGGATCACAAACTTAGCTGGTTGATTGCTagttcattgcacatccaaactCTTTACTCTGGACCAACTCTTCCACTGGCAACTATTCGACAACGCTTCTGGCCGCTCCGGGGTCAACGTCTCGCTCGCCAGGTTGTTGGTAGATGCATAACATGTTGTCGGAGCAATCCGCGGCCAACATTCCAGCAAACGGCACCCCTTCCATAA
- the LOC131680117 gene encoding uncharacterized protein LOC131680117: protein MYFVLKASLQGKLPPRRPARPMLPSMPPMVQAQPVSNMRLPEISLKQFSGKLDDWVQYRDPFVSLIHNNPQLGAVQKLHYLRATLSGEAAGILLPLELSANNYTVAWKILREGYEKKKFLIKRNMSGLLALFSLKRESSSGLSELADEFDRHVHLLDKLENTEDHWNSFLIERLSSCLDSISLREWETQTSEVDRPTYKQILDFVHKRSRILQTLTLSHNGNAHSETKPFKPRLATVHVASQNIPKCPSCKQAHLLFQCDQFRNLTPQQRFEFVKKHGLCINCLKGNHLSKDCSSGSCKSCAKNHSLLHLPPVPTVAAQSSAGRGHLTSALTYQPAEAFSSPVVQSPVANANTVGHSVASPLAVPSSSHSFSVGIAPSPSSVDNLFGIVTNHHPYTSCQSTNVNPKVRNNIVMLSTAIIKVKDADNTYQFARALLDSGFQPSFITEAISTASFEAFQAEFAGQWYRPIHRHRASCRSLLASGIDIIIGAELFFTLLENQQISREDGYALLQKTVLGYIVCGKVMEPVAKPNSVQSSHVCTDDLLDSQLERFWEVENFDDGRAFTSYEQVCEDYYTETVSRGSDGRYTVRLPL, encoded by the exons ATGTACTTTGTACTGAAAGCGTCCTTGCAGGGTAAATTACCTCCTCGCCGTCCTGCACGGCCTATGTTGCCGTCGATGCCACCAATGGTGCAAGCGCAACCAGTTTCAAACATGCGATTGCCAGAAATTTCATTAAAGCAGTTTTCTGGGAAACTTGACGATTGGGTACAATATCGCGATCCTTTTGTGTCGTTGATTCATAATAATCCGCAACTTGGGGCAGTTCAAAAACTACATTATTTGCGTGCAACACTTTCCGGTGAAGCGGCTGGCATACTTTTGCCGCTCGAATTATCGGCCAACAACTATACAGTTGCTTGGAAAATTTTGCGGGAAGGgtacgagaaaaaaaaattcctgatTAAACGGAACATGTCTGGACTGTTAGCacttttttccttaaaaagGGAATCGTCTTCAGGACTGTCGGAATTGGCCGATGAATTCGATCGTCATGTTCATTTGCTGGACAAACTTGAGAACACTGAGGATCACTGGAATTCTTTTCTCATCGAACGACTGAGTAGTTGTTTGGATTCCATTTCGCTACGAGAGTGGGAAACTCAGACGTCTGAAGTGGACAGACCAACCTACAAGCAAATTCTTGATTTTGTGCACAAAAGATCGCGAATTTTACAAACCCTAACGCTCTCCCACAATGGAAATGCCCATTCAGAAACAAAACCATTTAAGCCTCGCCTCGCTACAGTCCACGTTGCGTCTCAGAATATTCCCAAGTGCCCAAGTTGCAAGCAAGCCCATTTGTTGTTCCAGTGCGACCAGTTCCGCAACCTCACACCACAACAACGTTTTGAATTCGTCAAGAAGCACGGGCTTTGCATTAACTGCCTCAAAGGCAACCATCTTTCGAAAGATTGCTCCAGTGGCTCCTGTAAATCCTGCGCCAAAAATCATTCTTTGCTGCATTTGCCGCCCGTACCAACGGTGGCTGCTCAGTCTTCGGCAGGTAGAGGCCATCTGACATCTGCGCTAACATATCAGCCCGCAGAAGCATTCAGTTCGCCAGTCGTGCAATCGCCGGTCGCAAATGCCAATACGGTTGGGCATTCGGTAGCCTCACCACTCGCCGTCCCGTCGTCGTCGCACTCGTTTTCGGTCGGTATAGCTCCCTCCCCGTCGTCGGTTGATAATTTGTTCGGTATCGTAACAAATCACCATCCATATACCTCCTGTCAAAGTACAAACGTGAATCCGAAAGTGCGTAATAATATTGTGATGTTGTCCACGGCAATTATCAAAGTCAAAGATGCAGATAATACTTATCAATTTGCCAGGGCACTCCTggacagtggttttcaacctagTTTCATCACCGAAGCTATATCAACGGCTTCGTTTGAAGCGTTCCAAGCTGAATTCGCCGGTCAGTGGTATCGACCAATCCACCGTCACCGTGCATCATGTCGCTCGCTTCTCGCTTCG GGGATTGATATTATTATCGGTGCTGAGCTCTTCTTTACCTTGCTCGAGAATCAACAAATTTCACGTGAGGATGGATACGCGCTTCTTCAAAAGACAGTTTTGGGATACATTGTCTGCGGAAAGGTTATGGAGCCAGTTGCTAAGCCAAATAGCGTACAAAGCAGCCACGTCTGCACAGACGATCTTCTGGATTCTCAGCTTGAACGATTCTGGGAGGTTGAAAATTTCGATGACGGTAGAGCATTTACCTCCTATGAGCAAGTTTGTGAAGATTACTACACTGAAACGGTTTCTCGTGGTTCGGATGGACGTTATACGGTTCGCCTTCCGTTGTGA